The Ensifer adhaerens genome contains a region encoding:
- a CDS encoding J domain-containing protein, with protein MSAMRLDSKYFDRIRTRRKVEPQAEPAAPVCQWDGCDQKGVHRAPVGRNAEGQYFMFCFEHVKEYNKGYNFFSGLSDSEVARYQKEAITGHRPTWTVGVNKNAKNGPTQSQTRSGSAGAQARMRDPFGFVSEARARSGRPEPRQRKLKTLEAKAFETLGLGASATTADIKAAYKDLVKKHHPDANGGDRGSEERFRAVIQAYQLLKQAGFC; from the coding sequence ATGAGCGCCATGAGACTCGATTCAAAATACTTCGATCGCATTCGAACCCGGCGCAAGGTCGAGCCGCAGGCAGAGCCGGCGGCTCCCGTCTGTCAGTGGGACGGCTGCGATCAGAAGGGTGTGCACCGGGCGCCCGTCGGTCGCAACGCCGAGGGGCAGTACTTCATGTTCTGCTTCGAGCACGTGAAGGAATACAACAAGGGCTACAACTTCTTCTCCGGCCTCTCCGACAGCGAGGTCGCCCGCTACCAGAAGGAAGCGATCACCGGTCATCGGCCCACCTGGACCGTCGGCGTCAACAAGAACGCCAAGAACGGCCCGACCCAGTCGCAGACGCGGTCTGGCTCTGCCGGCGCCCAGGCCCGCATGCGCGATCCCTTCGGCTTTGTCAGCGAGGCGCGGGCGCGATCCGGTCGTCCCGAGCCACGCCAGCGCAAGCTGAAGACGCTCGAGGCGAAGGCCTTCGAAACGCTTGGTCTCGGAGCCTCGGCGACCACTGCCGACATCAAGGCGGCCTACAAGGACCTCGTCAAGAAGCATCACCCCGATGCCAATGGCGGAGATAGAGGATCGGAAGAGCGTTTTCGCGCGGTTATTCAGGCCTACCAATTGTTAAAACAGGCTGGTTTCTGCTAA
- a CDS encoding GNAT family N-acetyltransferase, which translates to MKKMDLMIRAYRAADLEELSAIWFEASITAHAFVGEARLREQRLLIETVYLPNAETWVAIRDGEPAGFVSLLDDFIGGLFVSPRHQGAGIGRLLVSHALQLKGQLRLEVYTANSQAYAFYENLGFEEQSRRSEDDEGLPFENAQMLLKQR; encoded by the coding sequence ATGAAAAAAATGGATTTGATGATCCGCGCCTATCGTGCTGCGGATTTGGAAGAACTGTCGGCCATCTGGTTCGAGGCCTCGATAACGGCGCACGCTTTTGTCGGCGAGGCGCGGTTGCGTGAACAGCGCCTGTTGATCGAGACCGTCTATCTGCCGAACGCGGAGACTTGGGTCGCCATCCGGGACGGCGAACCGGCCGGGTTCGTCAGCTTGCTCGACGATTTCATCGGCGGGCTGTTTGTCTCGCCGCGACACCAGGGTGCCGGCATCGGCCGCTTGTTGGTTTCGCATGCCCTGCAGCTGAAGGGGCAGCTCCGCTTGGAGGTCTACACCGCCAATTCGCAGGCCTATGCCTTCTACGAGAACCTCGGCTTTGAAGAACAGTCCCGGCGGTCGGAAGACGACGAAGGGCTGCCATTCGAAAACGCTCAGATGCTTTTGAAGCAGCGCTAG
- the aroB gene encoding 3-dehydroquinate synthase gives MNSHAMPAAERKVRVDLGDRSYDILIGPGLIAAAGEEIAARLKGRKMAVITDENVAPRYLEPLMASLGECDIDAVSLVLPAGEKTKSFEHLIPVCETVLGARIERNDAVIALGGGVIGDLTGFAAGIVRRGSRFIQIPTSLLAQVDSSVGGKTGINSPHGKNLIGVFHQPDLVLADTDVLDTLSEREFRAGYAEVAKYGLIDKPDFFAWLENNWQAVFAGGSARIEAIAVSCQAKADVVAADERENGLRALLNLGHTFGHALEAATEYDSARLVHGEGVSIGMVLAHQFSTRMNLASADDATRVEAHLRAVGLPTRMSEIPGTLPPAERLMDAIAQDKKVKGGKLTFILTKGIGQSFVADDVPSSEVLSFLREKHPQ, from the coding sequence ATGAATAGCCATGCGATGCCTGCAGCCGAACGCAAGGTCCGTGTCGACCTCGGTGACCGTTCTTACGACATCCTGATCGGTCCCGGGCTGATTGCGGCGGCCGGTGAGGAAATCGCCGCCCGCCTCAAGGGGCGCAAGATGGCCGTCATCACCGATGAGAACGTCGCGCCGCGCTACCTTGAGCCGCTCATGGCGAGCCTTGGGGAGTGCGACATCGACGCCGTGTCGCTGGTGCTTCCCGCCGGCGAAAAGACCAAGAGCTTCGAACATCTGATTCCGGTCTGCGAAACGGTGCTTGGCGCCCGGATCGAGCGCAACGATGCGGTGATCGCGCTTGGCGGTGGCGTCATCGGTGACCTCACCGGCTTTGCCGCCGGCATCGTGCGCCGCGGCTCGCGCTTCATCCAGATACCGACCTCGCTCTTGGCGCAGGTGGATTCCTCCGTCGGCGGCAAGACCGGCATCAATTCGCCGCACGGCAAGAACCTGATCGGTGTCTTCCACCAGCCGGATCTGGTGCTGGCGGACACCGACGTGCTCGACACCTTGAGCGAGCGCGAATTCCGCGCCGGTTATGCCGAGGTCGCGAAATACGGGCTGATCGACAAGCCGGACTTCTTTGCCTGGCTCGAAAACAACTGGCAGGCGGTCTTTGCGGGGGGTAGCGCCCGCATTGAGGCGATCGCAGTCAGCTGCCAGGCCAAGGCGGACGTCGTGGCGGCGGACGAACGCGAAAATGGCCTGCGCGCGCTGCTCAATCTCGGCCACACCTTCGGCCATGCACTGGAGGCGGCGACCGAATACGACAGCGCCCGGCTGGTGCACGGTGAGGGCGTTTCGATCGGCATGGTGCTGGCGCATCAGTTCTCGACGCGCATGAACCTTGCGAGCGCCGACGATGCAACCCGTGTCGAGGCGCATCTGAGGGCCGTCGGCCTGCCGACGCGCATGTCGGAAATTCCCGGTACACTGCCTCCGGCAGAACGGCTGATGGACGCGATTGCCCAGGACAAGAAGGTCAAGGGCGGCAAGCTCACCTTCATCCTGACGAAGGGTATTGGCCAGTCCTTCGTCGCTGATGACGTCCCATCCTCCGAGGTTCTGAGCTTCCTGAGGGAAAAGCACCCGCAATGA
- the rpmB gene encoding 50S ribosomal protein L28: protein MSRSCELTGKGVQSGNNVSHANNKTKRRFLPNLCNVTLISDALGQRYRLRVSAAALRSVEHRGGLDAFLLKSDENELSMRARLLRRQIVKKVAEAA from the coding sequence ATGTCCCGTAGTTGCGAATTGACCGGCAAGGGCGTCCAGTCGGGCAACAATGTAAGCCACGCCAACAACAAGACCAAGCGCCGGTTCCTTCCGAACCTGTGCAACGTCACGCTGATTTCCGATGCTCTCGGCCAGCGCTACCGCCTGCGCGTTTCCGCAGCTGCTCTCCGCTCGGTTGAACACCGTGGCGGCCTCGACGCCTTCCTGCTGAAGTCGGACGAGAACGAGCTGAGCATGCGCGCTCGCCTGCTGCGTCGCCAGATCGTCAAGAAGGTTGCTGAAGCCGCCTAA
- a CDS encoding esterase-like activity of phytase family protein yields MLGRGLLALFLLASACPAWSASDSEDLPIRSRQISNFAVGSSATRFGALEFLGGLEMTSSNPLFGAVSAIRFRPDGSSFVAVMDTGHWLEGAVTRDEQGRLSGITNLTATPMADRNGDVGLAKWKVDSEGLALREGQAIVSYEQAHRIDIYPDPGFAGSKPIGSLALPFPISELRSNAGIETIAVSPKDSPLAGAMIAIAERSVDKADNLLAGILDGPQRGAFSVVRKDPYAATDGAFLPNGDLLLLERRFSFGSGLGMQIRRVPGDKIKPGAVVDGEVLFEADMGYQIDNMEGLDVVVRPDGDVRVIVVSDDNHSILERNLMLEFRLNTALTQ; encoded by the coding sequence ATGCTTGGCCGCGGTCTCCTAGCCCTTTTCCTCCTGGCTTCGGCCTGCCCGGCATGGTCCGCTTCCGATAGCGAAGACCTGCCGATCCGCAGCCGCCAGATCAGTAATTTCGCTGTGGGTTCCAGCGCCACACGGTTTGGCGCCCTGGAGTTTCTCGGTGGTCTGGAGATGACCTCGTCAAATCCGCTGTTCGGCGCGGTTTCGGCAATCCGCTTTCGTCCTGACGGCAGCTCTTTCGTCGCCGTCATGGATACCGGCCACTGGCTGGAAGGTGCGGTAACCCGCGACGAGCAGGGTCGGCTTTCCGGTATCACCAACCTGACCGCCACGCCGATGGCGGATCGTAACGGTGATGTCGGCCTGGCGAAATGGAAGGTGGATTCCGAAGGGCTTGCCCTTCGAGAAGGCCAGGCGATCGTCAGTTACGAGCAGGCCCATCGCATCGACATCTATCCGGATCCGGGTTTTGCCGGCTCGAAGCCGATCGGAAGCCTGGCATTGCCGTTTCCGATCAGCGAGCTGCGCAGCAACGCCGGCATTGAGACGATCGCGGTCTCGCCGAAGGACAGCCCCCTCGCGGGCGCCATGATCGCCATTGCCGAACGCAGCGTCGACAAGGCGGACAATCTTTTGGCCGGTATCCTCGACGGGCCACAGCGCGGCGCATTCAGCGTCGTGCGCAAGGATCCCTATGCGGCAACCGATGGCGCCTTCCTGCCGAACGGCGACCTCTTGCTGCTGGAGCGACGTTTCTCCTTCGGCTCGGGTCTCGGCATGCAGATCCGTCGGGTCCCAGGCGATAAGATCAAGCCCGGCGCGGTCGTCGACGGCGAAGTCCTCTTCGAAGCGGACATGGGCTACCAGATCGACAACATGGAAGGCCTCGACGTCGTCGTGCGTCCCGACGGCGACGTGCGGGTCATCGTCGTCTCCGACGACAACCATTCGATCCTCGAGCGCAACCTGATGCTGGAGTTCCGGCTCAACACCGCGCTGACACAGTAA
- the cobT gene encoding cobaltochelatase subunit CobT, whose amino-acid sequence MSSNSKAKPTTRENAAEPFKRALSGCIRSIAGDAEVEVAFANERPGMTGERIRLPELSKRPTLQELAVTRGLGDSMALRKACHDARIHATMSPQGADARAIFDAVEQARVEAIGSLRMAGVAKNLNVMLEEKYAKANFATIERQADAPLGEAVALLVREKLTGQKPPASAGKVLDLWREFIEGKAAGDIEHLSSTINNQQAFARVVRDMLTSMEVAEKYGDDDNEPDEQESETDEDQPRSQEQDENASDEEAGDDAAPADENQAAEEQMEEGEMDGAEISDDDLQDEGDEDSETPGEVKRPNQPFADFNEKVDYAVFTREFDETIASEELCDEAELDRLRAFLDKQLAHLQGAVGRLANRLQRRLMAQQNRSWEFDLEEGYLDSARLQRIIIDPMQPLSFKREKDTNFRDTVVTLLIDNSGSMRGRPITVAATCADILARTLERCGVKVEILGFTTKAWKGGQSREKWLAGGKPQAPGRLNDLRHIVYKSADAPWRRARRNLGLMMREGLLKENIDGEALIWAHERLMARREQRRILMMISDGAPVDDSTLSVNPGNYLERHLRAVIEQIETRSPVELLAIGIGHDVTRYYRRAVTIVDADELAGAMTEQLAALFEDESQRRGSSRLRRAG is encoded by the coding sequence GTGAGCTCGAATTCGAAGGCAAAGCCAACCACGCGCGAGAATGCTGCGGAACCGTTCAAGCGGGCGCTTTCCGGCTGCATCCGATCGATCGCGGGCGATGCCGAGGTGGAAGTCGCCTTCGCCAACGAGCGGCCGGGCATGACCGGCGAACGCATCCGTCTGCCGGAACTTTCCAAGCGCCCGACCCTGCAGGAACTTGCCGTGACCCGCGGGCTCGGTGACAGCATGGCGCTGCGCAAGGCCTGTCACGATGCGCGGATCCACGCGACCATGTCGCCGCAAGGGGCGGACGCCCGCGCGATCTTCGATGCGGTGGAGCAGGCTCGTGTCGAGGCGATCGGGTCGTTGCGCATGGCGGGTGTCGCCAAGAACCTCAACGTCATGCTCGAAGAGAAATACGCCAAGGCGAATTTCGCAACGATCGAGCGCCAGGCGGACGCGCCGCTCGGCGAGGCCGTAGCGCTGCTGGTGCGCGAGAAGCTGACGGGCCAGAAGCCGCCGGCGTCTGCCGGCAAGGTGCTCGACCTCTGGCGCGAGTTCATCGAGGGCAAGGCTGCCGGCGACATTGAGCACCTGTCGTCGACGATCAACAACCAGCAGGCCTTTGCCCGGGTCGTTCGCGACATGCTGACCTCGATGGAAGTCGCCGAGAAATACGGTGACGACGACAACGAGCCGGACGAGCAGGAAAGCGAGACCGACGAAGACCAGCCGCGCAGCCAGGAGCAGGACGAGAACGCCAGCGACGAGGAAGCCGGCGACGATGCCGCACCCGCCGACGAGAACCAGGCTGCCGAAGAGCAGATGGAAGAAGGCGAGATGGACGGCGCGGAGATCTCCGACGACGATCTCCAGGACGAAGGCGACGAGGACAGCGAAACGCCCGGCGAGGTCAAGCGTCCGAACCAGCCCTTCGCCGACTTCAACGAGAAGGTCGACTACGCCGTCTTCACCCGCGAGTTCGACGAGACGATTGCCTCGGAAGAGCTTTGCGACGAGGCCGAGCTCGACCGGCTGCGCGCCTTCCTCGACAAGCAGCTTGCCCATCTTCAAGGCGCGGTCGGCCGCCTTGCCAACCGGCTGCAGCGCCGCCTGATGGCGCAGCAGAACCGCTCCTGGGAGTTCGATCTCGAAGAGGGGTATCTCGATTCGGCGCGGCTTCAGCGCATCATCATCGATCCGATGCAGCCGCTTTCCTTCAAGCGCGAAAAGGACACCAACTTCCGCGATACCGTCGTGACGCTGCTGATCGACAATTCCGGCTCGATGCGCGGCCGTCCGATCACGGTTGCCGCCACCTGCGCCGATATCCTGGCGCGCACGCTCGAGCGCTGCGGCGTCAAGGTCGAGATCCTCGGTTTTACCACCAAGGCGTGGAAGGGTGGGCAGTCACGCGAGAAGTGGCTGGCCGGCGGCAAGCCACAGGCCCCGGGTCGCCTCAACGACCTGCGACACATCGTCTACAAGTCTGCCGACGCTCCGTGGCGCCGGGCACGACGCAATCTCGGCCTGATGATGCGGGAAGGCCTGCTCAAGGAAAACATCGACGGCGAGGCGTTGATTTGGGCGCATGAGCGGCTGATGGCGCGGCGCGAACAGCGGCGCATCCTGATGATGATTTCGGACGGCGCGCCGGTCGACGACTCGACGCTGTCGGTCAATCCAGGAAACTATCTGGAGCGTCACCTGCGCGCGGTCATCGAGCAGATCGAAACGCGCTCGCCGGTGGAACTGCTGGCGATCGGTATCGGCCACGACGTGACGCGCTACTATCGCCGTGCCGTCACCATCGTCGATGCCGATGAGCTTGCCGGCGCGATGACCGAACAGCTGGCCGCACTCTTCGAGGACGAAAGCCAGCGCCGCGGTTCTTCGCGTCTTCGCCGCGCCGGGTGA
- a CDS encoding shikimate kinase: MNDVIEPVSATLAERAKLVLGKRNLVFIGLMGAGKSAIGRLTAQALGIPFVDSDHEIERVSRMTISDLFARYGEDEFRALETRVLKRLLRSGPRVVSTGGGAYINERSRRQIKKGGLTVWLNAELDVLWERVNKRDTRPLLKTENPKQTLENLMNARYPIYAEADLTVLSRDVKKETMVEDVLTAVIEYQDKKTHE; the protein is encoded by the coding sequence ATGAACGACGTGATCGAACCGGTTTCCGCAACGCTTGCCGAGCGGGCGAAGCTTGTACTCGGTAAACGTAATCTCGTGTTCATCGGCCTGATGGGCGCCGGCAAATCGGCAATCGGTCGTTTGACGGCTCAGGCGCTTGGCATTCCCTTCGTCGATTCCGACCATGAGATCGAGCGCGTCTCGCGCATGACGATCAGCGATCTCTTTGCCCGCTATGGCGAAGACGAGTTCCGGGCGCTTGAAACGCGGGTGCTGAAGCGGCTCTTGCGCAGCGGTCCGCGCGTGGTCTCGACCGGCGGCGGCGCCTATATCAACGAGCGCTCGCGCCGCCAGATCAAGAAGGGTGGCCTGACGGTCTGGCTGAACGCCGAGCTCGACGTGCTCTGGGAGCGGGTCAACAAGCGCGACACCCGGCCGCTGCTGAAGACCGAGAACCCGAAGCAGACGCTCGAAAACCTGATGAATGCGCGTTACCCGATCTACGCCGAAGCGGACCTGACGGTGCTGTCGCGCGATGTGAAGAAAGAGACGATGGTCGAGGATGTCCTCACCGCCGTCATCGAGTACCAGGACAAGAAGACCCATGAATAG
- a CDS encoding DUF3108 domain-containing protein, with protein sequence MKLRNGFRGAMLLSAVLFSTASSAADAEHLTDYSISLSGLPVARASFHTEVQKNRYTISGTLKSAGLLDILSRTSGQTQVSGVVDKDYLRASQYSMSYRSGSKSRAISVTYRNGNVVHASMTPKRTPLPKNWVPVTSRDMRNVLDPLSGLIIPAQARVCPNTLPIFDGESRLDIKLSPKGTRPFKTKGFEGEVIVCGIRFVPKAGYKKGREDVEYLRRLQTMEIWFAKAETMNVYAPVYVRIPTKLGPVTVSATRFGG encoded by the coding sequence ATGAAGTTGCGAAATGGCTTTCGCGGGGCAATGCTGCTTTCGGCGGTCTTGTTTTCCACAGCATCATCGGCCGCCGATGCCGAGCATCTGACGGATTACAGCATCTCGCTGTCCGGTCTGCCGGTGGCGCGCGCCTCATTCCACACCGAGGTTCAGAAGAATCGCTACACGATATCGGGGACGCTGAAATCGGCGGGCCTGCTCGATATCCTCAGCCGCACGTCGGGCCAGACACAGGTTTCCGGCGTTGTCGACAAGGATTACCTGCGCGCGTCGCAATATTCGATGTCCTATCGCAGTGGCTCGAAGAGCCGGGCGATCAGCGTTACCTACCGCAACGGCAATGTCGTGCATGCGAGCATGACGCCGAAGCGCACGCCTTTGCCGAAGAACTGGGTGCCGGTCACCTCGCGCGACATGCGCAACGTTCTCGATCCGCTTTCGGGGCTGATCATTCCGGCGCAAGCGCGCGTCTGCCCCAACACCCTGCCGATTTTCGACGGCGAGTCGCGGCTCGACATCAAGCTTTCGCCGAAGGGCACCAGGCCTTTCAAGACGAAGGGCTTCGAAGGCGAGGTGATCGTCTGCGGCATCCGCTTCGTGCCGAAGGCCGGCTACAAGAAGGGCCGCGAGGACGTCGAATATCTGCGGCGACTGCAGACGATGGAAATCTGGTTCGCCAAGGCTGAGACCATGAATGTCTATGCCCCCGTCTATGTCCGCATCCCCACCAAGCTCGGGCCGGTCACGGTCTCGGCGACGCGATTTGGTGGTTGA
- a CDS encoding BolA family protein, giving the protein MSLTETIEKKLIEAFHPERLEVINESHQHTGHQPGFDGTGESHMRVRIVSSAFAGMSRVARHRAINDLLKPELDAGLHALAVEPAAPGEPTRW; this is encoded by the coding sequence ATGTCGCTCACCGAGACCATCGAAAAGAAGCTGATCGAGGCCTTCCACCCTGAACGGCTCGAGGTCATCAACGAGAGCCATCAGCATACCGGCCATCAGCCGGGCTTCGATGGTACCGGCGAGTCCCACATGCGGGTGCGTATCGTTTCTAGCGCCTTTGCCGGCATGAGCCGTGTCGCCCGCCACCGCGCCATCAATGATCTCCTGAAGCCAGAACTCGACGCCGGCCTGCATGCGCTCGCCGTCGAGCCGGCAGCCCCCGGCGAGCCGACCCGCTGGTAG
- a CDS encoding HlyC/CorC family transporter produces MTGEAFIAFLAEYWLSILSVFCLLVLSGFFSGSETALTAASRSRMHTLENNGEERAGIVNRLIERRDRLIGALLIGNNLVNILASSLTTSLLIGLFGDSGVAIATLAMTVLLVIFSEVLPKSWAIASPDRFAIAVAPLVRLFVAVVGPVSSLVNGIVRRLLNIFGINLASDMSMLSAHEELRGAVDLLHREGSVIKADRDRLGGVLDLGELEISDIMIHRTSMRAINADEPPETCVRDILESPFTRLPLWRGSTDNIIGVVHSKDLLRALAEPNVEPENLDIVKIAQKPWFVPDTTNLKDQLNAFLRRKLHLAIVVDEYGQVQGLVTLEDILEEIVGDIADEHDLDIQGVRQEADGSIVVDGSVPIRDLNRALDWSLPDEEATTVAGLVIHESKSIPEERQAFTFHGKRFIVMKRVKNRITKLRIRPAEEGAPPA; encoded by the coding sequence ATGACCGGCGAAGCCTTCATTGCCTTCCTGGCGGAGTACTGGCTGTCGATCCTGTCAGTCTTCTGCCTGCTTGTGCTTTCGGGCTTCTTTTCGGGTTCGGAGACGGCGCTGACCGCCGCGTCGCGCTCGCGTATGCATACGCTGGAAAATAACGGCGAAGAGCGCGCCGGCATCGTCAACCGGCTGATCGAGCGTCGCGACCGGCTGATCGGCGCGCTGCTGATCGGCAACAATCTCGTCAACATTCTTGCCTCGTCACTGACGACGAGCCTGCTGATCGGTCTCTTCGGCGACAGCGGCGTGGCGATCGCCACACTCGCCATGACCGTGCTGCTCGTCATCTTCTCGGAAGTACTGCCGAAGAGCTGGGCGATTGCTTCGCCGGATCGTTTCGCGATTGCCGTGGCACCGCTCGTCCGTCTCTTCGTCGCCGTCGTCGGCCCGGTTTCTAGCCTCGTCAACGGCATCGTCCGGCGCCTGCTTAACATCTTCGGCATCAACCTGGCCTCCGACATGTCTATGCTGTCGGCGCATGAGGAACTGCGCGGCGCCGTGGACCTGCTGCACCGCGAGGGCTCGGTGATCAAGGCCGACCGCGATCGGCTCGGCGGCGTGCTCGATCTTGGCGAGCTTGAAATCTCCGACATCATGATCCACCGCACCAGCATGCGGGCGATCAATGCCGACGAGCCGCCGGAAACCTGCGTCCGCGATATTCTCGAAAGCCCGTTCACGCGGCTGCCGCTCTGGCGCGGGTCGACCGACAACATCATCGGCGTCGTGCATTCCAAGGATTTGCTGAGGGCGCTGGCCGAACCAAATGTCGAGCCGGAAAACCTCGATATCGTCAAGATCGCGCAGAAGCCCTGGTTCGTGCCGGACACGACCAACCTCAAGGATCAACTCAACGCGTTCCTGCGTCGCAAACTGCATCTGGCGATCGTCGTCGACGAGTATGGTCAGGTTCAGGGTCTGGTGACGCTGGAGGACATTCTGGAGGAGATCGTCGGCGATATCGCCGATGAGCACGACCTCGACATTCAGGGCGTGCGCCAGGAAGCCGATGGCTCGATCGTCGTCGATGGCTCGGTGCCGATCCGCGATCTCAACCGCGCGCTCGACTGGTCGCTGCCGGACGAGGAGGCGACGACGGTGGCCGGTCTGGTCATCCACGAGTCCAAGAGCATTCCGGAGGAGCGCCAGGCCTTCACCTTCCACGGCAAACGCTTCATCGTGATGAAGCGGGTGAAGAACCGCATTACCAAGCTGCGCATCCGTCCGGCGGAAGAGGGTGCTCCGCCGGCGTGA
- a CDS encoding VUT family protein encodes MLINRTFFVYVALMTLVVVASNILVQFPLPGSIAGMQLGDLLTWGAFSYPFAFLVTDLTNRQFGPRIARRVVVAGFIVAILLSIVAATPRIAIASGSAFLFGQLLDISVFNRLRRQSWWHAPLAGSLIGSALDTAMFFSFAFAPFFVFFGPNDSFALETAPLLGVLAAEAPRWISWAVGDLSVKILCGLVMLLPYGALMSIVKPMPAAEKQAA; translated from the coding sequence ATGCTGATCAACCGCACTTTCTTCGTCTATGTCGCGCTGATGACCCTCGTGGTCGTCGCCTCGAACATCCTCGTTCAGTTTCCGCTACCGGGCTCGATTGCCGGTATGCAGCTCGGCGATCTCCTCACCTGGGGCGCCTTCAGCTATCCCTTCGCCTTCCTGGTGACCGACCTTACCAACCGCCAGTTCGGGCCGCGCATCGCGCGTCGCGTGGTAGTCGCAGGCTTCATCGTCGCCATTCTGCTCTCCATCGTCGCCGCCACGCCGCGCATCGCTATCGCGTCGGGCTCGGCCTTCCTGTTCGGTCAACTCCTGGACATATCGGTGTTCAACCGGCTCCGCCGTCAGAGCTGGTGGCATGCGCCGCTCGCAGGCTCGCTGATCGGCTCGGCGCTCGATACCGCAATGTTCTTCTCCTTTGCGTTCGCACCGTTCTTCGTGTTCTTCGGCCCGAACGACAGCTTTGCGCTGGAAACCGCACCGCTCCTCGGCGTACTTGCGGCTGAAGCACCGCGCTGGATCTCCTGGGCGGTCGGTGACTTGAGCGTGAAGATCCTCTGCGGCCTCGTCATGCTGCTCCCCTATGGCGCGCTGATGAGCATCGTGAAGCCCATGCCCGCTGCGGAAAAGCAGGCGGCCTAA
- the cobS gene encoding cobaltochelatase subunit CobS, giving the protein MSKIDLDISNLPDTTISVREVFGIDTDLRVPAYSKGDAYVPDLDPDYLFDRETTLAILAGFAHNRRVMVSGYHGTGKSTHIEQVAARLNWPCVRVNLDSHVSRIDLVGKDAIVVKDGLQVTEFKDGILPWAYQHNVALVFDEYDAGRPDVMFVIQRVLESSGRLTLLDQSRVIRPHPAFRLFATANTVGLGDTTGLYHGTQQINQAQMDRWSIVTTLNYLPHDKEVDIVAAKVKGFTADKGRETVSKMVRVADLTRAAFINGDLSTVMSPRTVITWAENAHIFGDIAFAFRVTFLNKCDELERALVAEHYQRAFGIELKESAANIVLEATA; this is encoded by the coding sequence ATGAGCAAGATTGACCTCGACATTTCCAACCTCCCCGACACCACGATTTCCGTCCGGGAGGTTTTCGGTATTGATACGGATTTGCGCGTTCCTGCCTATTCGAAGGGCGACGCCTATGTCCCGGATCTGGATCCGGACTACCTCTTCGACCGCGAAACGACGCTCGCCATTCTCGCAGGCTTCGCCCACAACCGACGCGTGATGGTGTCGGGCTATCACGGCACCGGCAAGTCCACCCATATCGAGCAGGTCGCCGCGCGCCTCAACTGGCCGTGCGTGCGCGTCAACCTCGATAGCCATGTCAGCCGTATCGACCTCGTCGGCAAGGACGCGATCGTCGTCAAGGACGGCCTGCAGGTCACCGAATTCAAGGACGGCATCCTGCCCTGGGCCTACCAGCACAATGTCGCGCTCGTCTTCGACGAATACGATGCCGGCCGCCCGGACGTCATGTTCGTCATCCAGCGCGTGCTGGAATCCTCCGGCCGCCTGACGCTGCTCGACCAGAGCCGTGTCATCCGTCCGCACCCGGCCTTCCGCCTGTTTGCGACCGCCAACACCGTCGGCCTCGGCGACACGACCGGCCTCTATCACGGCACGCAGCAGATCAACCAGGCGCAGATGGACCGCTGGTCGATCGTCACCACGCTGAACTACCTGCCGCACGACAAGGAAGTCGACATCGTCGCCGCCAAGGTCAAGGGCTTCACCGCCGACAAGGGCCGCGAGACCGTCTCCAAGATGGTACGTGTCGCCGACCTCACGCGCGCAGCCTTCATCAATGGCGATCTCTCGACTGTCATGAGCCCGCGTACGGTCATCACCTGGGCCGAGAACGCCCACATCTTCGGCGACATCGCTTTCGCCTTCCGCGTGACCTTCCTCAACAAGTGCGACGAGCTGGAGCGGGCGCTGGTCGCCGAGCACTACCAGCGCGCCTTCGGCATCGAGCTGAAGGAAAGCGCTGCCAACATCGTGCTCGAAGCCACCGCCTGA